The nucleotide window aatcgaagaaaaaaaatccccaaaactaGCACTAATGCTAAGAGTgctctgcaaaacaaaagcattcaTGTGGACTTTCTAAAACTTCGTGTAAGAAATAATACTCAAAACAgattaggaaaaagaaaattacactATCCCACTGCAGAACctaaatgcatattttaacaAATGTGTATCACGTGTGTGATTCTAAAATGACAAATTgtatttgctttctgtaacTGATGTagcttaacatttttttttttttacatcactGGCAAGTGAATGTCTAAGAAGCATAACTAACAACAAACTAATAACACCCTGTTTTGACATCTTTACATCTCGGTTTACGAGAAACTAATGACCTGTACACATTGGGGACTCAACCACTTTCGATTATTTTGGCACTTCTAAGTTGGATACCCTATCCCACAGGTGCCACTTCCACCAATGTAACTCTACCCATGCTTCCAGTTAGAGTGGAGTTAGATGTTCATGGCTCCCAAAAGCCTTCTGTGGCTGAGAGTTGATACAAGTGTTGATCTACATAACCACGGTGTCTCCTAGAGCTGCAGAAACAGGTCACCATCACATCCTGGGTAATGTATGTCATTTACTATGAAAACTAGGATTTCCCtttacatttataaaaatgGTCCCAGCCCATTAAAAACTGCAATTAAAAACTGAGTATCAGTCTACCCTCTTAAACCCAAGAAAATTCTTAATCCTGAGAGAATTTTGTTTGCTTAGCTTTTATTATTCCAGATAAATATGTTTGAGACTTTCAGTATAATTGCAACACTCACAGTTTTTGACAAAGCTCTATGCTAGCACTGATTTTCAAGGCCAGGAAAAATAGCATGACTTCATAAAAAACAAACTCTTAGGAATACAGTTCTccattaataaaaatactgaaggaGTACAAACAAGCCTATTGATATGTTGACTTCCCAAGTCATGTGGCTAGCATTTTTAAGGCTGGAAATTTAAGCCCTAGGAAAGTTCCTCCTTTGTTTACAGCCACAGTAAACTCTGtcagagaaatgttttctaGGAGTACATCTCTGGAAACTTCACACACCTCGGAGAATACCTAGTGTCTCATGTCAGATAATCATTTTGTTACAGTAAAAATCTCCTTATATGGCTAGGACAGTTAATACCAAATTGCTATTTTTATGTAGTTATTTGCCACTAACACCAGTGATTTAACATCCTGAGCTGCATTTTCATCTCTCttctcaaatatatttttgtgaaCTTGGAAAATTCCCCATGCAACCTCATACCAAATTCTAGTCCCAGCTGCTAAGTTCACATACTCTCACCAACCTCAGCGCTTCCTTGGTGCAAAGAGTGGAAAGCAAGAAAAGTTCCAAGAactcattaaataaaaaaaaatctttaacaAAGTAATCACTTCAATGATATAAAACCCACTAAGCATTCATAATCATGATTTCAAGCTTCTTTCTAATAGGGCTGTTAGTGAATAATAAGCACAGGGTGAAGATTCTTAGTTTGTGGGATATTTTTCTGAGTTGTGTTGTGTCAGAAAACCAAAGCCACAACCCACACTGCTAACAGCCGTACTGAATGATGcaagccttaaaaaaaaaaaaaaaaatatcacaaaatttCATGTGCTATATCTATTTAAATTGCCCTATTACAAATGTCAAATACCGGCATATAATTAATTATGCCAGATGGACTTCTACCTCACTAAGTCTTCGCCAATAGCCTTGCATTACTCTTGTTTAAACATTTACCAATGAAACCTGTGTACTCTACTGGACAATTATAATCCTTTTCAGAAATTatccttttaaaacaaaatctataATTGAAATTTAAGAGCAAAATCATGTAATGTAAATGTTCTGCAATCCCCTTATAATTAACAGCACTGTGTGTAAGTAGAAGCTGAGCTACTCATTTCCTCAAGACAATGCCTCTCAAAGCAGAAGATGTTATCTCTCAGAAAATTTCTATATTAAAGTGCTCTGGTTTGTGCTACTTCAGACCACTTCTTTCCAACCTCTTCCCCACTAGTCCAAGGAAcatcccacttttttttttttccttttttttttttttttcagatcagtGGGTTTGAGATTAATATTTTGATCGTCATGCTTTGTACATGTAGACCTCAACATCCACGCCTAGTCCAAAAGTCTATTTGAAACAGCCTAATACTGCCATCTGCAGTATCAGGTTGAAAGGGGTATGACACAGGGCACATAGACTTCCAAACAAACACCATCCAAAGCTATTTAGAAGAATTGCTTTACACAAATGTGTTACTTTTGGTCAAGAACGCACTTTGGGTCTTTTGAATTTTTAAcctaaattaaacaaaaaagccccTCCCAACTCCAACAGCTCCTTCATTTGACATAACCAAGACATTAAcctgaagaaataaagcacTGTCATTTTAGCCTTTTACAGATCTTTGACATGCATACTCACATAAGCAGTCCTGTGATTTGAGGCAGCAAGGTTAGGTACCCACATCTAAACAGTTCTTCTGTTAGATGGATTGAAGGCATTGCTATTTACCTGAAGAGtttattgcaaataaaaatatgtaaactCATACTAGTCACTAAAAAAGTTCCTAGACATGCAATGAGTTTAATAAACTTGTCAATGCATTGAAATTTTACTTTCAAGTATGTGTTTTTTGATAGCAATTACAGAAAAACCTTCATTTTAATACCTAATTCAATTCAGTTCACACTTTGCATCGCCTGCTGCAGTACAATGCCAGGGACAGTAACCATCCACTGAACATGAACATCTTTCAGCTTGCAATGTTAGAGTTATATTGGATTCCTTTGTTCTTATCATTTAGTCCTTCACACTAATATTTCCCAAATATTGACTGCTACCCCAAATGCATTTTTGTAAGCTAAATAATCTATTTTTCCTTCATAATTGTTAATTCCTTGCTAATTCTTAAATAGCTTGTGGGCAGATAATTGAGCTTTGCATTGCAGCATATTGAAAACTGAATCCACCTATCACTCCTCCTTTCCTAAAAAACCAAGCTCCACATTTTGagtaaaaatacagtatttgcAAGATGGAGCAGCAGTTTTTATTGCACCAGAGGATGCTTTCCCTAATGAAGATGTGAGAAACACCAATAGATGACAACACTCCTACCAGTCCAGAGCACATTTTGCCAAGCATCAGCACTAAGGGATGAGCACTGCAGTCAAAACTCCATCGAGTTCCTCCATGTGCCATTTCCTAATAGACACCCCTAGCCTGTTTCTTTGGACCCTACATACTGCCTTTAGGGTATATCTAACTTTTCCACTGACTAGACACAGTGGCCTAGAGGGGAATCCAGGATGTTTGCCTACAGCCCTCAAAGACCTGCTTTCTCAGAGGCAACAAAAGGGAGTATTGCACACATTCAAGCTGAAAGGCTGAAGAGTTTAATACAGTGAATAAACCATACAAAACTTTACAAATATGGCATTTCACACAATGCTCTTTCATAAAATCCACAAACCGGAGAGCAGTGTTTGAAACTTTTTAATATTGAGGAGGTTGACGACATAAAAAAGTGTcaataaatcattaaaaaaattgaaatcatAGGCATTATAAACAAAACATCACTAGTTACCAGCAAGTATATGTCAGGTCATTATCATTGAGAAATGAAGTGTCAAATGTGCATCAAATGGCACTTTTAGATAAACATTAAATGTGACCACCTCAGTGACAAGTGTTCTGGACAAAATACAATCCTGTAAAGTTCATGAGTATAAATTAACCTGTTATACAGCACTTCTATGAGATGTATGCAGTATACAAAACATTTCCAGGTAAGTTCTAGGTGTCTGCAATTCctatgaggggaaaaaaagattcagTCCCTCTGtagcttttttcctttagcaGGAGTTTTGGAAGTATGTTCATTTGCTGCATTTGGTTCCCAGAGTGCATTTTTTACAAATCTAGAAGCAGCTCCTTTATCGAGTTTGGATGCCTTTTTCTTGTCTGTTATTTCTTTGACCTTGTTCATATATGTTCTTATTCTCTcctagggagaaaaaaaaaataaaaaaggaaaagtcttTCAAACCATTCTCCCAAGATTACTGCTAAAATGAATCAATGAGTTGAAGTTCTCCACACTGTACACTTATAGAACTATAATACCTAGAAGAATAGTATTGCAAATTTGAGATTCCCTTTAGCATATTTTCCATCACAGGTACCTACCATACCATCTGCATGACACTCGCTATAACAGGAACACACAAAGTGCTACAGAGATGCAGATTCTGCATCTAATTTGCAGAGATATGGGAACTGTTCTTGCAAGCAAagctagaaaataaaatactgaactCAGTTTGGAGTTTGACCTACATAAAGATGCCAAAATAAGATTTAGGTATTTGACACATTTATGGATGAATTATACTGCCTGACTActgccaacaaaaaaaattataaaattcagCAAGTCCAAGCAAAGCTAAAAAAGCATCTTACACAAAATCAAAGATGGTACAAGCATTACACATGCAACTACCCAGAAGTCAAGGGGTTAAGTTCCCGAAATGGTCAAGGGAGCTTATCAAAGACTTTATTTTGGGCAGCCTGATGAATTTCCAGCCATATCAGAAGTTCATTTTATggtcataaataaaaatacaggcctgtttccagggaaaaggggaTGCTTTCTTGACATATCTTAGCCTACCAAAGTTATTTGGTGTTTATGGGGGCTTTGTTTGACCAGACCATGGCTTGGACTCATCCCCACAGAAGTATACCCTCCCAGCTTAATCTCATTATGTGCCTACTCACCCTCATCTGCTCCTGCAacaagaaaattactttgagaGAGTACTAAGCAGCTTTAAATGTGAAACCCCCTTAATTAAGTGCCTGTTTCTTTTCACTGACTAGGGAGTACACTTAGAGTAactctgcaaaatatttaacaatttAGTTCACAAATTTCAGGCCTACATATTTAGGCTAATATGGCCTTTCACTTTGAGTGTTACTGTCATACAAACAGTAGCATATTTATACACATAAATGTTGCACTCTACCTGATACCTGAATTATAAATGTGGATTAACAGAACATGTGTGGATACtgctaaaataaatttagatatGTAACCCACACATTTCtcacacagccactgccacctcTTTGGAACAAAAGTTGCAAGACTTACCAACAGAACTGATTTTCAACTCTTCAGTGATCATTATACACAACTGTCAAAAACTTGGACACTCTTTCTGTATCAAAAACACTGCTTTAACAAGGAGGGCTCTACAGGGTCTGAAATCACGATCAGCCATAATATTTCTTTGGTGACTGAGATGGCTAATGAGAACAGATGGCAAACCTACATGTATTAACATCAGAAAAAGGATCTGGAAGATGCCAACTtgacaaaagaaattaattctgacaGTTTGAATGTGAGATTTCTAAGTACAGTTTGAATACTTGTACATACATGAGAGCAattctaaaaacaaaataatcatgACAGAACggtcttttttatttccttttccacaggAGTAAGAACATCGCAATGCCTTTGCAAGGAAGAAACGTGCATTCATTCAACCTTGATacttgcaaaacaaaaagagatCTGAGCAACAATCTAGGCTATGAAAATATTCACTCTTTCTTCAGAGTTCAAACAGCAGTTGTGAAGTAAAATACACATATAAAATATTCACAGCAGAAGAGATAAAAGTTTTTAGTATCACCAAATTAGCACGATATTCAGACACTATATAATATAGGAGGAACAAAAAACAGACAGAAAGCTCATGAAATATTAActgatgcattttttaatatgatACAGTCTAGACTACTGAAAACCTCACAAAACTAAAAATAGAAGTATTCTTGTTATTCAGGCTAGCTTTCCACATTTTTCAGTCCTCTCTTCCATTCCACTGGTTATCTAAGGTTTACATTTAAGCTAACTATTTTGCATCTGCCaagatttaatattttcattttttcaggaattaaaaTTAGTAGTGAGAagttttgatttctgttttttctttgggCTAAATGATTTGGTTTTTTAAGTCAGCAGAATTTTCAAGATAGCTAGCCTTCTATACTGTAGTCATGCATCTAAATGGAAGATAAAGACAAAACTAAAGATTTATTATAGGTCGTAAATATGTCACTAATGCAGAACTACTGGACAATACACATACAATTGGTGCCAAAAAAGCTTTTAGCTTTGTCACTGAACTGGATTCTTTACTGCTGAGAAAATGAATTAATGGACGGCTTGGAAGGGGGAGGGGACCACTTTCCCGTCTTCCCTAGTAAATCAGCCACACTACACTTTTAAAATCATACAGAAGTTAGAAAAGGCAGCCCCAGAGATTAACATGATTCCAAgtatttataagaaaaaaaatgccataCTGGAAGTTATAAATTATTATCCGACATgtaacatttttccatttaatagATACAAGTGAAAAGCTGCTCTGTACAGAATCCAATTCTCAAccaaaggtggaaaaaaagaaaagataatatCATTCATCATCCTTTTCTAATTTCATCAGGTTCTACAACTTTAAACAATAGTGTTTAAAAAGTAgtgtttaaaagtaaaaaaaattacttttctaatttacagagcccagcagggcatATATATATAGTTAGATAACACCATGTAGCATATGCACGCTATTACATCAATGTATCATTTTTATATGTAgatataaacatttctaaacTTCTGTTTGGGCTAATCATCCTGCGCAAGTAGGATGCATGCAGCATAAGCAACTCACCAGTTCTTGTTTCACTGGATGTTCCTTTGGATTGATTCCCTGGGTAGCCAAGTAtactacaagaaaaaaaaagatttttttgaaaCCGAAGGCTATCTATAACTGAGGACCCTATCAAGCAGTCACATAGGAAAACCAAAGCTTCCACACAAAATCATTAATAAGAATTGTTAACTGTATTATTAAGTATCTGACAAACTACTATTATCAAATATTGCAGCTAAAATACCCCCAAACAACTAAAACGGTTAAACTTTCACTCCATTAAAGGACAGAAAAGATTGTCACAAAGAAACCAGAAATATATTCATGCACATACAAAATTAGCTTTTCTAAATACAGACTTTTGATTTGGAGCTTCAACGTCATTTACCCTATGGATGGCAATAATGTCAGTCCTCAAGGTAATCAcaagattttaattatttagaaatatgATTATTTAGTGTTTGTGGCTATCTAGGTGTTCAAATGGTAATCAAAAATAGTACGTTTTCTTTTGTTCCACATACTTACCCCAGAACATAGAATTTAACGTGTACACTGAAACCAAATCCAGCTTTGCTTGCTCAAGAGGATCTAActagaatgaaaa belongs to Oenanthe melanoleuca isolate GR-GAL-2019-014 chromosome 3, OMel1.0, whole genome shotgun sequence and includes:
- the C1D gene encoding nuclear nucleic acid-binding protein C1D; this translates as MEMSEDDNNMEEYPTEIHDYLTAFEKSLGSVDEMLKTMMSVSRSELLQKLDPLEQAKLDLVSVYTLNSMFWVYLATQGINPKEHPVKQELERIRTYMNKVKEITDKKKASKLDKGAASRFVKNALWEPNAANEHTSKTPAKGKKLQRD